ACCAGAACGCGGTGTTCCGCTTCGGTTTCGTCGGTGTTGAGTTCAGAGAGTACTTCGACCATCATGGGGATCATGATTTCGCGCCACCCCTGGCGAATGAGCGACAATGTGCCGTCAAAATCAAAGAGTACTGAGCGATAGTTCCCGCGAGGGATGTGTGTCGCAATGATTTCAATGTTGCCGATGTGTTGACTCATAAGTGTATTCCTGTTGGACGGTGCGTCAATAAAGGGATTCGCGTTTGAAAAATCAAGTGGGAATGAATGGTCAGCAGTCAGCTAAAAGCTGATGGCTGATCGTTTTTTTTCGACCAAATGTGTTTGAATATTTTGGAATCTCCGTTATATTGTAATACTTGTCCAAATTGGATTTTTAGTAAAAAAGGCGCAATGAATGCAGAGCGATAGTACGCGAAGTCATGTGGCATCGGTTCAGTCGCAAAATGGAAATTTTCGGCTTGACGCGGTGACCGTTGACGAGCAGATGCATCATGTGCTTTCTATAAACGGGTGTGCGATTGCGAGTAGCAGTTCCGATTTGGAGATCGCACTTGCCGATCTCGCACTATCTGGTATTTCTCCAGATCAGAGATATGCCGATGTGTTGATCGGTGGTCTTGGATTGGGCGTGACGCTGAGGCAGGTGCTGAAGCACAGGGCTGTGCAGTCCGTTTGTGTGGTGGAAATTGAGCCGCAAATTGTAGAGTGGAATCGCACTTTTTTGACCAATGCCGATTTGCTGAATGACGCACGGGTCGAGCTTATTGTGGGCGATTTTTGTTCTTATGTGCAGGGTTCACCGCGCAATTATCACGGTATTGCGATGCATATTGATGTTGGGCCAGATCAGGTGGCACGAGCAGAGAATCGCCAGGCTTATAGTTTGTCGATGTTGCGTGTGTTGCAAATGCGACTTCGGGCGGGTGGGGCACTTGCGATTTGTGCGGCTGGATCGTCTTATGAACGGGCACTGCGGCGCGTTTTTGATGCGGTTTCTGTGCAGTCCGATCCCGCAGATCAGAGCAGTCCTCGTAGAGTTTATCAGGTTATAGCGCAGTAGCAGAACAATTCTCCTCCAAATGGGCGGATTATGAGAAAGGGGCTTGTGATGAGCAAGGATTCACTTACAGTTATTGATAATCGGACAGATGAAACGTATGATTTACCTATTGCTTATGGCACGTATTCTGAGGACGGTGCCCATGTGCGTTCGGCAGATTTGAACCAGATCAAGGGTTCGGATAATGATTTTGGCCTGTTGGGATACGACCCGTCGTATGTCAATACAGCGTCTTGCAGCAGTGCGGTTACGTATATCGATGGGGCGAAGGGGATTTTGCGCTATCGCGGGTATCCCATTGAGCAGTTGGTGGCGGCGTCTTCGTATCTCGAAGTGGCTTATTTGCTGGTTTATGGCGAGTTGCCCAGCCGCGATCAATTGGATAGGTTTTCCGAGCAGGTAAATTCTCAAACGGTGGTTTCAGACGATATTTTGTCTTTTATCGATGGTTTTCCCAAAGGGTCTCATACGATGGGGATGCTGGTGGGTGCGCTGGGGGGGCTGTCGGTTTTTTACGACGATGAGGGAGATTTTGGAACCGAAGAGGCACAACTTCGTCATATTTGTCGGTTGATTGGCAATGTTGCGACCATAGGTGCTGCGGTGCATCGCCGCAGTGCGGGTCTGCCTTATGTGTCGTCAGATCTCGGGTTGGGGCTTTACGGCAATTTTTTGAATATGTTGTTTGGGACGGAGGGAGAGGCCTATCGGGCTGATCCGGTGCTCGAGCGCGCGCTGGAAGTGTTGCTCATTTTGCACGCCGATCACGGTCAGAATTTATCTACCAGTATTATGCGGGGTATTGCCAGTGGGGGGGCAGATCCGTATTCGTCTATGGCTGGCGCAGCAGCGGCACTTTACGGTCCGGCACACGGGGGCGCGAATGAGGCGGTGCTGAATATGCTCAATGAGATCGGTTCGGTGGATAAGGTGCCGGCTTATATCGAGCGGGTGGAGAACAAAGAAGTGGTGTTGCAGGGGTTTGGGCATCGGGTTTACAAGAATTACGATCCCAGGGCGGCGATTGTCAAAGAGACCGCGTATAATGTGTTTGAGGTGACGGGTAAAAATCCCCTGATTGATATTGCGCTGGAGTTGGAGCGGATTGCCCTGCAGGAGGAGTATTTTATTTCCAGGCAATTGTATCCCAATGTGGATTTTTATTCGGGTATTATTTATCAGGCGATTGGATTGCCCACGCGGATGATGACGGTGTTATTTGCGGTGGGAAGGTCGTGCGGTTGGCTGGCGCAGTGGAAAGAGATGCTGGGGGATAGCGAACAGAAGATCGCCCGTCCGCGCCAGATTTATACGGGCGCAGATAAACGCGATTATGTGGCGATGGATCAGCGGTGACGAATAGACGAACAGACGAATAGACGAACCCCGCCCTGCCACCCAAAGTCGCTACAAACTCCGTCGTTGATTCGTTGATTCGTTGATTCGCTGATTCGCTGATTCGTTGATTCGCTTTTGCATTTGATTGGAGGCATGCAATGGCTTTTATCCATGTTCCCAAAGGCTGGCAGTTGCCCGAAGGCGAGGTTACGCCCGAACATATTTACCTGAATCGTCGGCGCTTTATGCAGGCTATAGGTGTTGCAGGCGCAAGCGCGGTGATTGGCGCAGGTTGCGCGACAGCAGAAGATGAGTTTGAGGTGGAAGTTCCTCCCTCGCTACCGGGTTTGTATCCGGCAAAGCGCAATGAAAAGTACACGGTGGAGCGAGAATTGACGCGGGAGAAGGTCGCCGCGCGGTACAATAATTTTTACGAGTTTACCACGAATAAGGGCAAG
This genomic stretch from Gemmatimonadota bacterium harbors:
- a CDS encoding citrate synthase, whose protein sequence is MSKDSLTVIDNRTDETYDLPIAYGTYSEDGAHVRSADLNQIKGSDNDFGLLGYDPSYVNTASCSSAVTYIDGAKGILRYRGYPIEQLVAASSYLEVAYLLVYGELPSRDQLDRFSEQVNSQTVVSDDILSFIDGFPKGSHTMGMLVGALGGLSVFYDDEGDFGTEEAQLRHICRLIGNVATIGAAVHRRSAGLPYVSSDLGLGLYGNFLNMLFGTEGEAYRADPVLERALEVLLILHADHGQNLSTSIMRGIASGGADPYSSMAGAAAALYGPAHGGANEAVLNMLNEIGSVDKVPAYIERVENKEVVLQGFGHRVYKNYDPRAAIVKETAYNVFEVTGKNPLIDIALELERIALQEEYFISRQLYPNVDFYSGIIYQAIGLPTRMMTVLFAVGRSCGWLAQWKEMLGDSEQKIARPRQIYTGADKRDYVAMDQR